A genome region from Triplophysa rosa linkage group LG24, Trosa_1v2, whole genome shotgun sequence includes the following:
- the LOC130547731 gene encoding uncharacterized protein LOC130547731 isoform X1: MTEKSDICLLALILLSSLFTGVSGAEVSRVFISSGESASLPCNDTLHQCSSTTWIYNNYTSSSAVEVFAGGINKNNSERSERMSMTSDCSLNIYNTTQHDGGVYTCRRYVNGLQEGPDSQVYLHVLHVSSSSSSSSSQTEIRANTPVTLSCQLWSHDSCDYLLRVDGFQLVWMNQADVDLQTDSRYQIRSDEHDCLISLTTTLVNEDNNTELRCVLKHKNDIKTSVTHTVRFTDSNKILVTTTNPERFSTPNTPGTTQQQQQQVTNSQIVTIAVIAPLLLLLTVAVLCVIYIKRTDPRLSGDPVVTSKNGNNGTYDTINILPPTPGTNKDDVVYSEVTIASKKQLKSNNVQSASDVTYAVIR; encoded by the exons GTGTGAGTGGAGCAGAAGTGAGTCGTGTGTTCATCAGTTCTGGTGAAAGTGCGTCTCTGCCCTGTAATGATACTCTTCATCAATGCTCCTCAACTACATGGATCTACAATAATTATACATCATCATCTGCAGTAGAAGTGTTTGCTGGAGGAATAAACAAGAATAACAGTGAGAGATCTGAGAGAATGAGTATGACGTCTGACTGCTCTCTCAACATctataacacaacacaacatgatGGTGGAGTTTACACCTGCAGACGATATGTGAATGGACTTCAAGAAGGACCTGATTCACAGGTTTATCTCCATGTTCTTCATG tgtcttcatcatcatcatcatcatcatcacagactgagataagagcaaacACACCTGTCACTCTCTCCTGTCAGCTGTGGTCACATGACTCGTGTGATTATTTGCTCCGTGTTGATGGATTTCAGCTGGTGTGGATGAATCAGGCTGATGTTGATCTACAGACAGACTCCAGATATCAGATTAGATCAGATGAACATGATTGTCTCATCTCTCTGACTACAACACTGGTGAATGAAGACAACAACACAGAGTTGAGATGTGTGCTCAAACACAAGAATGACATCAAGACCTCAGTCACACATACGGTCAGATTTACAG ATTCAAACAAGATTCTAGTGACCACCACAAACCCCGAGAGATTCTCAACTCCTAACACACCAGGAactacacaacaacaacaacaacaag TGACGAACTCTCAAATAGTGACTATTGCTGTGATCGCTCCATTACTTCTTCTACTTACTGTTGCTGTTCTGTGTGTGATTTATATAAAAAGAACAG ATCCGAGATTGTCTGGAGACCCTGTG GTCACATCTAAGAATGGCAATAATGGAACATATGACACCATCAACATCCTTCCTCCTACTCCTGGCACAAAT AAAGATGATGTGGTTTATTCCGAGGTGACCATTGCCAGTAAAAAACAACTGAAGAGCAACAAT GTTCAGTCTGCCAGTGATGTGACTTATGCCGTCATCAGATGA
- the LOC130547731 gene encoding uncharacterized protein LOC130547731 isoform X2, producing MTEKSDICLLALILLSSLFTGVSGAEVSRVFISSGESASLPCNDTLHQCSSTTWIYNNYTSSSAVEVFAGGINKNNSERSERMSMTSDCSLNIYNTTQHDGGVYTCRRYVNGLQEGPDSQVYLHVLHVSSSSSSSSSQTEIRANTPVTLSCQLWSHDSCDYLLRVDGFQLVWMNQADVDLQTDSRYQIRSDEHDCLISLTTTLVNEDNNTELRCVLKHKNDIKTSVTHTVRFTVTNSQIVTIAVIAPLLLLLTVAVLCVIYIKRTDPRLSGDPVVTSKNGNNGTYDTINILPPTPGTNKDDVVYSEVTIASKKQLKSNNVQSASDVTYAVIR from the exons GTGTGAGTGGAGCAGAAGTGAGTCGTGTGTTCATCAGTTCTGGTGAAAGTGCGTCTCTGCCCTGTAATGATACTCTTCATCAATGCTCCTCAACTACATGGATCTACAATAATTATACATCATCATCTGCAGTAGAAGTGTTTGCTGGAGGAATAAACAAGAATAACAGTGAGAGATCTGAGAGAATGAGTATGACGTCTGACTGCTCTCTCAACATctataacacaacacaacatgatGGTGGAGTTTACACCTGCAGACGATATGTGAATGGACTTCAAGAAGGACCTGATTCACAGGTTTATCTCCATGTTCTTCATG tgtcttcatcatcatcatcatcatcatcacagactgagataagagcaaacACACCTGTCACTCTCTCCTGTCAGCTGTGGTCACATGACTCGTGTGATTATTTGCTCCGTGTTGATGGATTTCAGCTGGTGTGGATGAATCAGGCTGATGTTGATCTACAGACAGACTCCAGATATCAGATTAGATCAGATGAACATGATTGTCTCATCTCTCTGACTACAACACTGGTGAATGAAGACAACAACACAGAGTTGAGATGTGTGCTCAAACACAAGAATGACATCAAGACCTCAGTCACACATACGGTCAGATTTACAG TGACGAACTCTCAAATAGTGACTATTGCTGTGATCGCTCCATTACTTCTTCTACTTACTGTTGCTGTTCTGTGTGTGATTTATATAAAAAGAACAG ATCCGAGATTGTCTGGAGACCCTGTG GTCACATCTAAGAATGGCAATAATGGAACATATGACACCATCAACATCCTTCCTCCTACTCCTGGCACAAAT AAAGATGATGTGGTTTATTCCGAGGTGACCATTGCCAGTAAAAAACAACTGAAGAGCAACAAT GTTCAGTCTGCCAGTGATGTGACTTATGCCGTCATCAGATGA